The proteins below are encoded in one region of Bombus vancouverensis nearcticus chromosome 8, iyBomVanc1_principal, whole genome shotgun sequence:
- the LOC117155871 gene encoding uncharacterized protein LOC117155871, whose protein sequence is MAMNEDFSFTELCRLCSLKSNHQLQIFDKEGEQRQLLFKIRSCIPAVITKEDALPKNICQRCVYKLDMFYEFRVSCMTTDTVLKNYADSLKHLAASVNQGTDKDKMSNGSQQQQRSAYVEAHAVAHAAVQQHMAQQAAQARLAGPGPPATPQTPNPTFTLPDDGLGYDDGVRVLRSIGTWSPDYSAAMRPGGVMPPFPGAMDQQFGSRAPTVNQPLRTTNNITSRPGFASKATNTGEPATKAFACTVCGKGLARKDKLVIHMRIHTGEKPYSCEVCGKAFARRDKLVIHMNKLRHRPGVAPLSTPTAPNSDQQQQQQQQQQQAQQQQQQAQQPQQQQQSRQDTIHKLKEEPVSWACELCGRALATRDEWMQHARSHLEASAPPQHAAPYFPGSTAPPQAYASERHFCLMCRTDFTDKAEFMFHVRSHFEPHAQQTPSQHSSGKQGSDPATAELIARGLVDPSGLCS, encoded by the exons ATGGCAATGAACGAAGATTTCAGTTTCACTGAATTGTGTAGATTATGTTCGTTGAAGAGCAATCACCAGCTTCAAATCTTCGACAAAGAAGGCGAACAGAGAcaattactttttaaaataCGTTCCTGCATTCCTGCTGTA ATAACGAAAGAGGACGCTTTGCCCAAAAATATTTGTCAGAGATGCGTATACAAATTGGATATGTTTTACGAGTTTCGGGTGAGCTGCATGACGACCGATACTGTGTTAAAAAATTACGCGGACAGTTTGAAGCACCTCGCTGCATCGGTAAACCAG GGCACTGATAAGGACAAGATGTCTAATGGTAGCCAGCAACAACAGCGATCGGCTTATGTGGAAGCGCATGCCGTGGCTCATGCTGCAGTACAGCAACACATGGCACAACAAGCTGCACAAGCGAGGCTTGCTGGCCCTGGTCCACCTGCGACACCTCAGACACCTAATCCAACCTTTACCTTACCCGACGATGGTTTGGGTTATGACGATGGTGTACGCGTACTCCGCTCTATCGGAACATG GTCTCCAGATTACTCAGCAGCAATGCGTCCTGGTGGTGTAATGCCTCCATTTCCTGGTGCAATGGATCAGCAGTTTGGGAGTAGAGCCCCTACAGTAAATCAGCCATTAAGAACTACAAACAATATAACGTCTCGCCCGGGATTTGCGTCAAAGGCCACAAATACAGGTGAACCGGCGACAAAGGCGTTCGCTTGCACCGTTTGTGGCAAAGGTCTTGCTCGTAAGGATAAACTCGTTATTCACATGCGTATTCATACAGGGGAGAAGCCGTATTCCTGCGAAGTTTGCG GTAAAGCATTTGCCCGCAGAGATAAACTAGTTATTCATATGAACAAGTTGAGACACAGACCGGGAGTGGCGCCACTTTCTACACCTACAGCTCCGAATTCGGatcaacagcagcaacaacagcagcaacagcaacaagctcagcaacagcagcaacaagcACAACAAccgcagcagcagcaacaatcTCGGCAGGATACTATACACAAATTGAAGGAAGAACCAGTTAGTTGGGCGTGTGAATTATGCGGTCGAGCATTAGCCACAAGAGATGAATGGATGCAGCATGCTCG TTCTCACTTGGAAGCATCGGCTCCGCCACAACATGCAGCACCATATTTCCCGGGATCTACAGCTCCTCCGCAAGCGTACGCATCTGAGAGGCATTTCTGTCTTATGTGCCGTACAGATTTTACAGATAAGGCTGAATTTATGTTCCACGTACGTTCCCATTTCGAACCTCACGCGCAGCAAACGCCATCTCAGCATTCGAGTGGTAAACAAGGAAGCGATCCTGCAACGGCCGAATTGATCGCCCGTGGACTGGTCGATCCTTCGGGATTATGCAGCTAG